A part of Curtobacterium sp. MCLR17_036 genomic DNA contains:
- a CDS encoding protein kinase, whose product MRPTSGLTFGGRYQLSSRVAIGGMGEVWQATDLVIGRTVALKILKDEYLGDPGFLERFRAEARHAALVNHEGIANVFDYGEEDGSAYLVMELVPGEALSTMIEREHTLPVDKVLDIVAQTANALQAAHAVGLVHRDIKPGNLLITPDGRVKITDFGIARIADQVPLTATGQVMGTVQYLSPEQASGHPASPSTDIYSLGIVAYEALAGRRPFTGESQVAIAMAHINEQPPALPGDIPAPVSALVLSCIAKKPADRPATAANLARAAQALRRGDVAAATVAVPAIAQDGTVAFNPPPAQGNDAATALIGTQAGAMVGGPGTPRSPVTDDAEEPRKKRAWIWWLVGIVVLLAIAGGIAYAVTSSEPEPEPTRSSAASRPPKPTPTPSETPSQTPVDTRITVNAADYTGQNAQDVANQLRAKGLQADVVDGSNATSTDQVGTVESLGPEGSLEPGTTVTIKAFGEVLTAETPERANGGDVSASGRTTFSWPSYDKCPAGYTDVTYTYTIDNGTVPSTGSSSGTTSGTAVTVAAAQPGTVTLSYKVTCKSPQSSTTVVSESSPGAQVEWTQATEEPTPTDPEEGTNPSQGGPMDGN is encoded by the coding sequence ATGAGACCCACCAGCGGACTCACCTTCGGTGGGCGGTACCAGCTCTCGTCCCGGGTCGCCATCGGCGGCATGGGAGAGGTGTGGCAGGCGACCGACCTCGTCATCGGCCGGACCGTCGCACTCAAGATCCTCAAGGACGAGTACCTCGGTGACCCCGGGTTCCTCGAGCGCTTCCGCGCCGAGGCCCGGCACGCTGCCCTCGTCAACCACGAGGGCATCGCCAACGTCTTCGACTACGGCGAGGAGGACGGCAGCGCCTACCTGGTGATGGAGCTCGTCCCCGGCGAAGCGCTCTCGACCATGATCGAGCGCGAGCACACGCTGCCGGTCGACAAGGTGCTCGACATCGTGGCGCAGACCGCGAACGCCCTGCAGGCCGCCCACGCCGTCGGCCTCGTCCACCGCGACATCAAGCCCGGCAACCTGCTCATCACGCCGGACGGCCGCGTCAAGATCACCGACTTCGGCATCGCCCGGATCGCCGACCAGGTCCCGCTCACCGCGACCGGCCAGGTCATGGGCACCGTGCAGTACCTGTCGCCCGAGCAGGCGAGCGGCCACCCCGCCTCGCCCTCGACCGACATCTACTCGCTCGGCATCGTCGCGTACGAGGCACTGGCCGGCCGTCGCCCCTTCACGGGCGAGTCGCAGGTCGCGATCGCGATGGCGCACATCAACGAGCAGCCGCCGGCACTGCCCGGCGACATCCCGGCGCCCGTCTCCGCCCTCGTGCTGTCCTGCATCGCGAAGAAGCCCGCGGACCGTCCCGCGACCGCGGCGAACCTCGCCCGTGCCGCGCAGGCGCTCCGCCGTGGCGACGTCGCGGCCGCCACGGTGGCCGTGCCGGCGATCGCCCAGGACGGCACGGTGGCGTTCAACCCGCCGCCCGCCCAGGGGAACGACGCCGCCACCGCGCTCATCGGCACCCAGGCGGGCGCGATGGTCGGCGGCCCAGGGACCCCCCGGTCGCCCGTCACCGACGACGCAGAGGAACCGAGGAAGAAGCGCGCCTGGATCTGGTGGCTCGTCGGCATCGTGGTCCTGCTCGCCATCGCCGGCGGCATCGCCTACGCGGTGACGAGCTCGGAACCGGAGCCGGAGCCCACCCGGTCGTCGGCGGCGTCCCGTCCGCCCAAGCCGACGCCCACGCCGTCGGAGACCCCGTCCCAGACGCCCGTCGACACCCGGATCACGGTGAACGCCGCCGACTACACCGGCCAGAACGCCCAGGACGTCGCGAACCAGCTGCGCGCCAAGGGCCTGCAGGCCGACGTGGTCGACGGTTCGAACGCCACCTCGACCGACCAGGTCGGCACCGTCGAGTCGCTCGGTCCGGAGGGCAGCCTCGAACCCGGCACGACGGTCACCATCAAGGCCTTCGGCGAGGTACTGACCGCCGAGACGCCCGAGCGGGCGAACGGCGGCGACGTCAGCGCCTCCGGCCGCACGACCTTCAGCTGGCCCTCGTACGACAAGTGCCCCGCCGGGTACACCGACGTGACCTACACGTACACGATCGACAACGGCACGGTCCCGTCGACCGGCAGCAGCTCCGGCACGACGTCGGGCACGGCCGTGACGGTCGCCGCGGCCCAGCCCGGCACGGTGACCCTGTCGTACAAGGTGACCTGCAAGTCGCCGCAGTCGAGCACCACCGTGGTCTCGGAGTCGTCGCCGGGAGCCCAGGTCGAGTGGACCCAGGCGACCGAGGAGCCGACTCCGACGGACCCCGAGGAGGGCACCAACCCCAGCCAGGGCGGCCCGATGGACGGCAACTGA